In the Artemia franciscana unplaced genomic scaffold, ASM3288406v1 PGA_scaffold_52, whole genome shotgun sequence genome, one interval contains:
- the LOC136041974 gene encoding CXXC motif containing zinc binding protein-like isoform X2, with translation MFKCQSCGDKSEKWQYITQEESVPLKGGRGSANLVIKCKLCGRENSADIFPDSVKPYTGDGDRKMKTIVSFDCRGMEPVDFSPRNGWQCEAVETGTKFDDVDLSEKEWVDYDEKAKETVGIYELAHQFVRQK, from the exons ttCAAATGTCAGAGTTGTGGTGACAAATCTGAGAAGTGGCAGTATATAACGCAAGAAGAGTCGGTGCCACTTAAAGGGGGACGAGGATCAGCTAATTTGGTTATCAAGTGCAAACTTTGTGGCAGAGAAAATTCAGCCg ATATATTCCCTGATAGTGTCAAGCCTTATACAGGAGACGGTGATCGTAAGATGAAAACAATTGTCAGCTTCGATTGTCGTGGGATGGAACCAGTGGATTTCTCGCCAAGA aatggaTGGCAGTGTGAAGCAGTTGAAACCGGTACAAAATTCGATGATGTTGATTTAAGTGAAAAAGAATGGGTTGATTATGATGAAAAGGCAAAGGAAACCGTTGGGATTTACGAGCTTGCTCATCAATTTGTccgtcaaaaa